Proteins from a single region of Schistocerca gregaria isolate iqSchGreg1 chromosome 3, iqSchGreg1.2, whole genome shotgun sequence:
- the LOC126354338 gene encoding programmed cell death protein 5, which yields MVKGLAIDGEYQWKNLYSSYCLFGAVGYRIMGDAEFDDMRAKRLGLAHSKYKENEFDNRNAAEEKKREQEEMKNSILSQVLDQSARARLNTLMIGKPEKGRLIEDMIVHMARTGQLMGKLNENGLINIMEKVSERMQRPTTTVKFDRRRAALDDSDDDI from the exons atggtcaaaGGTTTGGCCATAGATGGTGAATATCAGTGGAAAAATTTGTACAGTAGTTACTGTTTGTTTGGTGCAGTGGGATATCGGATTATGGGTGACGCTGAGTTTGATGACATGAGGGCGAAGCGCTTAGGTTTAGCGCATTCGAAATATAAA GAAAATGAGTTCGATAATAGGAATGCTGCAGAGGAAAAAAAACGCGAACAAGAGGAAATGAAAAATAGTATTCTTAGCCAAGTCTTGGATCAGTCGGCGAGAGCTCGAC TAAATACTCTGATGATCGGTAAACCAGAAAAAGGTCGCCTAATTGAAGATATGATTGTGCACATGGCAAGGACGGGTCAGCTTATGGGAAAGTTAAATGAAAATGGACTCATTAACATAATGGAAAAAGTTAGTGAACGGATGCAGCGACCTACTACAACTGTCAAA tttgaTCGACGACGAGCGGCCTTGGATGATTCTGATGATGATATATAA